Below is a window of Bos indicus isolate NIAB-ARS_2022 breed Sahiwal x Tharparkar chromosome 19, NIAB-ARS_B.indTharparkar_mat_pri_1.0, whole genome shotgun sequence DNA.
AACACTGAAggcccagaggaggaaacagagatttCCCACCCACCTAGGAGACACAGGACAATGAGGTTCATCTTGAGGCTGTGGACAGACTCCTGAAAGATGTCACAGTGTCCTGTGTCTTGAAACAAAGACTCTTCTGGGTACTTAAAAATTCCCCTTTCCTGGTCTTGCCAGTTTCTAGGGTGGTGTTAGGGTGGAGCTGTAGTTCTGAAGAAGAAATCAGATAATGCATCCATTATAACAAAGGAGCCCACATAGGAGTGAGATGAGGGTGAGAGAGGTCCCTGGTGCTGGATGTGCATCAGGTATACCAGGCAACTTAGGCAGGTGGGTACAGAAGGAGTGACACGATACTAGTTATGCTTTGGCGGACTAAAATATTATTCAGAACAAAGGTATATTCTCTCATAGTTTCTGAGGGGTAGGAACCTGGAAGCAGACGGGCTAGCTGGTTCTGGCTCAGCATCTCTTATGAAGTTGTAGTCAAGACAAtggccagggctgggggcaccTGAAGGCTTGATAAGGGCTGGGGGGTGAACTTCCAAGATGGTGCCCTTATATGGTGACTGGCAGGTAGGATCAGTTCTCTGCCATGTGGACTTCACAGAGCAGTTTATAACACGGCAGCTGACCTCTCAAAGTGAATGATGAGCGGGAAAAGGGAGGGTGGGGACACCATCAAGAAAAAAGTCCCAGTGTGTTTTAGGCCTAGCATCAGAAGTGACACACCTTCACTTCCGCACCTTCATACAGGTCACACAGATGGACCTAGTTCAACGTGGCCAGGGGGTTCTATCAGCCCCAAGAGGCCATCTTGGAAGCTGGCTACCACAggctccaagaaaaaaaataaattcaagatggCCTGATGCTTTTAATGTACCAAAAAGGGATTTATATTTCTATTGCAGAGTTTGAGAATAACTAATGGATACACAGAAAATAACCAAGCCCAAAACATAAGGCAATTATCAAGTGCAGGAAAAACAAGAGGTTGTACAAAAATGGAGATACAACTACATTACATTACTCAGCTATGAATAGTATGTGCAAAGAAAGAATAATGCAGACATTGAATTCTGACTCAGTGAAAATGGGAAGACGGAAGGAAAATGTGTGGGGGGCTATGTGAGAGGAAACAAACTCTCAACTCCCATAGCAGGAAATCAATGGATAATTTCTAACTCTaggggaaagaagaaggaagagggaaaaaaaaaaagaaaggcaacatTAGCATGGAATTTAgaagtaaatatgaaaaaaaacaacccccacaccaaaaaaagaaaggaagaaaaagaaaaaaatcctaaaaactgAAATAACAAAACTTTGCATTTGAGCAGGGGAAGTCAAGAAAGGAGAGGAGTGGGTGGGTTAGGATCTACTGGATTTTCATTACTGTTTGACTATTTAAACTATGCATATTTAAAAccctggttttttaaaaaaaaaaaacacacacacacaacaaaacaccaaaacaccAGTGCAATTTAAGTaactaaaagacaaaaatactcCAGCCTGCTCTCCACTCCCAGCTCTCCACTGGGCACCTGCGGCCCTGAGAAAGGGCCTAGGGAGCTGTGTCTTCTTCCTAGAAAGAACCCCCAACCCACACCCCACGTGCTGCAGTCCTCCCCTGCTCCACCACGAGCCTCTAGCGGTCTCCCCAGTCTCTCTCTGAGTTAATGCAGGTTGGCTTACCTGTCTTGGGACTGCATTCTTCCTCCACTAGCCTGCCTCCCAccttccctgcccccttcccagGTCTTCTGCTGGTTGGGTGGAGAGGAATCAGATTGGGGGGGCACCCAGCCCTGTCCACGAGCAACAACTGTGCCCCTGGCCCCTCCAGCCTGCATTCCCTACCTGCCCCCAGTGCTGCCCATCATGGTACGAAACCCAGAAGTTGTTCCTGTTTCCCAGGGAGGTGAAATGGGGATAGTGGGCTGTGCTCCATCATTTCTATGACACCTCTCATAATTACCCAGTGTACTATTCATTTGGATGTCAGCGCTGCCGCATGCCTGTGTCTTTAATTAATAATTTGGTAAAACTCCATGCAGAGCCTCGCCAGGGCAGTGCAACAGGGACTACTGGGGCTGGGCCAAACCTGCAGCGGGTGGGCCAGGCTGATGAGGACCCCCACCTCTCCCGACCCAGCAAGTGCAGAGGCCTTAGGCTGGAACCCAGAGCCCTGCTTCCTTGTCCCCAGGTGTTCCCATCAGACCACAGAGCCCCAGGTGAAGCCCCTTAGGGAACCCTTCCAGGGGAGGAAAGCAGACCCCAAGGGCTGTGTGTGTACCAGTGACTGGGGTCTAAGTTGGGGGATTGGCTCCCCTGCAGCCCAGACTGACCCTTGATCCCTGGAGGGTTGAGACCTTAGGAGTGGGGAGGAGGTATGATCAAAGGGGCCAAGGAGCCTGGCTCAGACACAAGCTCAAACAGGTCAATACCTGTGATCAGAAAGGCACAGGGAAGGGATCCTTGGGGCAGCTAGGAACATGGTTGGGCCTCCTCCCTGTGGCCTGGCCTTGATCCGATCACAAAGAACTCCCAGGCCTGGGTGTCCTCTGTTCCTGACTGTTCCAAAAGTAGGGAGGGTGGGCAGACTAGGGTCCTGGAGGCAGGTGCTATGAGGGCCCTGGATGTGACCTGAAATGGCCAGGCCTGCCCACCAGCTCGTGGTAGCTTCCAGGCTCAGCCCCTGGGCACCTGGGAAAGGGGCACAGAGGCTGCCGGGCTAACAGGAAGATCTATTTGGATCTGATTTGAATTATTGAGTGTTTCGAGACTTATTCTTGGTTCTGGGGCAGGCTGTGGTCTGCGAAGATGGATATCATTTCGGCCCTATTTTTAAGGCTCTGTGGGAAGGAGCCCAGACGCCACTGCACTTAAGGCTCCTGTGCAGCCTTCTGCAGGGCAGAgcccctgggggcagggggagaggcaggcaggacaTGCCACTGCCAAGCCCCCGCCCCATTCCCACTGCTTTCCTGCTCTCCCGTGAATGACCCCAGCCAGCAGGCCCTCAGACTCCACGTTGGCCCCCTTCAGTTGCTTCAGCGCCACCCCCATCTTTCCAACCCCTCCACATGAACTCCCAGCTTGGCCTACCCCTCCAAGATGCTCAGGGCTATATCCACACCCACCACCCTGACGTGAGCCAGGGATCCCAGCAAGCTGCTGACatgttctctctcttcctctcatctCTGATATGGCCTTGGTGTGGCCAGGAGACAGGACCGAGGGGCCAATGGGTCCGAGAACTGCTACAGAGTCTCTTCCTCCAGGCTGTAGCTGAAACTAGTCCCTTTAAGTTCagatgcccaccccacccccacctccacccataAGCCTTCCATGACAGGCTTAAGCCCCCACTCAGCCCACCCAATCTCTGCTACCCTTCAACTGCTTCGCCTGGAACCTCTGAGGTCAGGCCAGGATTTAGGTGGGGCCATAATTAGATTCTGATGGGGTGGGATTTATAGTCTTTGGGGCTTGTGGGAAGAGATGGAAGCCCTTGAAAGCAGAGCTAGGTTGAGTCCTGACTGTCTGAATCTTGCAGGGGACCCTGCCCTCCCACTCCTCACTCGAGCCAGGGGCACTACAGAGGCATTGTGAGGGTGGGGAGAGCACTCCTTAGAAAAACCACTCACTGCCAGACTGACCCAAACTGCTAAAATCagtcaataaagtggaaataCTACTACCaactttatagaaatagaaaatttcacaAACAATTGTATGCCACCAACACACTAGACaatctagatgaaatggacaaatcccTAGAAACACACAAACTATCAAGTGATTCAAGAACAGAAAATTTTCATAGACCGATAACAAAGAGATTGAATCCGTAATCAAAATCCTCCCAACAAAGACAAGcacagggccagatggcttcactgtgATTTTACCAAAGGTTTAACAAGAATCAACACCAATCCTTCTCAGACTcttccaaagaagaaaagaggagggaacacttctAACTATTCTATGATGCCAGTATTACCCTCtatcaaagccagacaaagacatcacaagataagaaaactacagaccagtatcccttatgaatatagatgtaaaagccctcaacaaaatactagcaaatcaaaTTCAGCGGCATAGAAAAAGGATTATACACTATGACCAAGAGGGATTTATTCCATAAATGCAAGAGTGGCTCAAAATATTAAAGTCAATCAAtctaatacatcacattaacagaatgaaggaaaatgatcATTTCAAAGgtgcagaaaaaacatttgataaatccaacaccctttcatgataaaaacacagagaaactaggaatagaaggaacttTCTCAAGCTGATAAAGGTTGAAAaccccacagctaacatcatactctgtggtgaaagactgaaagctttctcCCCCAAGATCAGGCACCTGTCTCTCTACCTCTGGAACAGATAGattcagaggaaaggaagaaataaaactttctctATTCGCATAAAACATGATCTTATATATAAAACCCTTAaggaacacatacatacatacatacacacatacatacgcacacacacattaGTGCTAGTAAATGAGTACAGCAAAGTTGCCAAAGATACAAAAATAGTTGTATTTTTATACACTTTCAATGGgcaattcaaaaataaaacagtagcatcaaaaacaataaaatacttattaataaattttacCAAAGGAAGGACAAGACATGTTCAAGGAAAATCACAAGACATTGTTAAAAGTaattaaagaagatataaataagtgaaaagatCCTGAGTTCAGTGACTGGAAGAGGTAATACTGTTAAGACAGCAGTGCTCTCCAAATTGATCAGTGCGATCACTATCATAATTCTAACTGCCTTTTTTGGGGGGCAGAAATGGACAAGCtggttctaaaattcatatggaattacAAAAGACCGAAATATCAGTATGcaaaaattacctcaaaatgggtcaaagatctaaatgtaagagctgaaactacaaaactcttggaggaaattTTTGTGACATGAGATTAGGCAATGGTTTCATGGTTATGACaccaaagcacaagcaacaaatgaaaaatagataaactgaacttcatcaaattttaaaaccttCACTCAAAGGACGCAATCAAAAAAATGAAAGgcaacttccctggcagttcagtggttaagactctgcattccaatgcaggggctgtgggtttgatccctggttgatcCCAGGCTGTCCCTGTCTCTGACCACTAATGCCTCAGTGTGGAGCCCGGCTGGTGCTGTACACCCCCCATTCTTCATTCACTGGGAAATGACTGTGCCCCCGCCGGCATGGACTCCACGTGGATCCTCACACTCAGTCCCCCAACTGGATCAAACAAGTGCTCAGATCCTCGCAGGACACAGACCTGAGACAGGAGGGGCACTGCCAGCACAAGGGAGTCAGAAGCCACAGGTACTGAGGTGCAGGTTCCAAAGCCACAATATGCCAGACCCTGGGGTGAGTGGGCAGATGGCCCAGGGCCTGCTagggagggtggggtgaggtggggctCCCTGTGAACCCCCGGCTGTGATGAGCAGGTATTTTTTTCAGTCCCAGGACTGGGTGGACAGTGGAAGCAGAGGTGAGAAGAAAGATGTGCCAGTGTGGACATCTGGGGAGGACTGGAGATCAGAACCTGGGACAGGCCTTCCCGCCTGTAGGAGTCCCCTTGGAGGTTCCTGTGGAACATGCCAGAAGTTGCTTGCCCAGCAGGCCTTTGAGTGGAGCCCATAAGCATGTGAGTGGCATTCCAGCAGCCCACTTGACCCCAGGAGGTCCTCTGTACCCAGAAGCCCCCCACCCTGGAATGGTCCTGTTTCCTACTGCAATGTCCTAACAATGCCTTATACAGGGCTTCAAGAGCAGAGGTTAAGCAGAAGGGGGGCAGCACCCTGCAAGCCCCAAACAGCTGGATGCCTTGCCCACTTGTTCCCTTTGCTTCTCCTAGGAGCCCAGGCCTGGAAGAGAGCTCCTTTCTCATCATGAATGAAAGGAGACACACCAGAGCAGAGAACGGAGGGAGTGCTaagacctggggcttccctgggtttCTGTGCCAGGCTGTCAAACCACGACAAGCAGCTCCTTGAGAGGCAGCATAAATGGCAAGAAAGGCCTTCAAAGATTCTTCACATCTCTCGGCAAAGATCCCAGAGTTCTTAGGGAACCTGGGGGCCTGGGGGTGAGCTGGCAGGTGGAGGACTGGGGGCTGTGGGTGGAGCCATGTGCCCTTCTGGGATTTAGCTCACATCGAGGGGCATGGCAGGTCAGGGGCCAGAGTCAGGGATGAGGCAGAGCTGCTTCCCAAGGTGGAGATGCCTTTTGAGGCTGGGCCTCTGGGTGAAGAGGCTGGCAGGGCAGAGTGCGTCAGgttggcagggatgggggagagctATTGGCACTTGAACGCAATGGGCTGCCCACCCTCACAGACCCTGGCCAGGACAACAGACGCCAACACCCACCCCTTCTGGCATCAGTTCCAGCCCTCCGCCTGGCACCCATCCCTTCAGCCTAAACTGCCCCTGTATGTCTCCTCCAAGCTCAGCCTCTTCCAGGCTAAGATGCAGCTCTTCTGCCCTTCTCCTGGCCCTGCATGTGCCAGAAGCAGACAGGCTGGAGACCGGCAGGGCAGCCAGGGGCCAAGCCCAACAGCAGCCACCCCAGTCTAGACCCTCCCTGGGCAAAGCAGGAGTGGCTTGGGTCGGCAGGGAGCTGGGTCCTGGTTTATAAATGATCTCGAAGCAAAAGCAGCATGTGCACTCAGAGGAGCAGATGGGCCAGGAGAAGGTGTGGATGTATGCATAGTCTGGCAGCCAGAAGCCCACCTGGGCACTTTCAGAACAGAACACaaaaacaccagaaaactcccTGTGAACCTTGAATCCCTTCCTGTGCTCCTGAGAAATTAATGTCACGGGTTCTCTGGATCTGGTGCCCTACCATGTGAGCTGTGTTCCAGTGAGCTTGCTCTGGGCCCCCAGGCCCCATGACCACAAGGGGAAGGTGGCCAGCCCAGTTCATCTGAGAATGGCTCTACCTGCTGCGTCCCCATGTCCTCGGGCATGGGTGCCCTACCTGCTCTGTGGGCCATTCCCTCAGTCCCCAAAGATGAGTTGGAGCAGGAAGCCCAGGAGTCTCCCTGGCATCTAGCTCAGTGCCACCCCCGGCCCTTGCCCTACTGCCCCTGGGTGCCTGGGCCTAGGCGCTTCAGCTCTGGGCTTCAAGGAGCCCGTCCTTACCTGCAGGCTCTTCTGAGACTCCTTGGGGGCACGCCTTTGGCCTTTGTGCCTCCTTGCTCCTGGTAATGACATCCAAGAAATGACAGCATCAAACACCAGAGCCCCCTCACTTCCCAGATGGTCTCTGGAAGCTGAGCCAACCTGGGTCCTCAGGGGCTTGAGGACCCAGGTCAGAGGGCAAGGCAGATCCTGATGGCCAACCCCTACCCCTGGGAGAGTTCAGGAGTGCCCCTCAGTCCTCAAAGCAGCTTAGCCAAGCGCAggccaggaggggaagggaacacAGAGGAAACACTGTGCTTGCCAAGGGCTCTGAGCAGGAGAGGACAGGCCTGACATGGGAGCTGCCAGCTGCCACCTcactgcctcagtctcctcatctgcgAAGTGAGCACAGTGCCTGTCTTATGGAAGTGCTGTCAGGATTCAGCAAGCAGCTCCTGCACACACACGGCAGGATGAGAATTACTGTGTACCACACAGGTGAGGGAACAGGCCTGGAGAGAGCAAATGACACAGCTGGTGCAGAACCAGGTTGTGAGCTGAGACCATCTGACTCCCTTGCCCTTTCTGTGAAACCCAAGGGCCTCACAGACAAATGGACCAAGGTAAGCAGGGGGCCGCCAGGGTGGGAGGTAAGCAGTGGATTGTGAGGGTTTCTGGAGAGTCCACACTGGTGCCCAGCATTCTCTACTGTCCCCTCGGGAGCTTTGCGTCTGCTGCTTGGCCCTGCATGTCTGGCCTGAGCTGCAGCACAACTGAGAGAGGCCCAGCCACCAGAAATGGCCCCACGTGGGCATGACCCAGCCAGCCCAGCACTCACCTCCCCGACGGTGGGGCAGGGACCCCTTGGACTTCCTGGGTCCTGCGGATGTAGTCTCGGGAGCGGATgtcagcctggggaggggggctggagTGAGAGGCAGTAGCTGGGGTCCCAAGCTGGCCTCTGGACCAGTCCCCACCCAGAAGGGTGGCCTCTCCTGGGCAAGTCCACAGGGGCCCGGCCTTTAGGacaagcagcagcagccccatcaTGTGTGGGTGCCAGGATGCCCAGGCCCTCTGGTCAAGGTGCTTGATGGCCTAAGGGAACTGGCTGGGTGCCCCACTCCTGCTTCAGCTAGCTTTCAGTGGGCTTATAGCTTGTGCTTCCCTGTATGTTTCGCTTGAGCCAATGTTTTTCCTGCTAAAACTCTCTTCTCTGAAGGTTATCTTCAGCCCAGCTTGTCTGTCCCCACTTTTGGTTCATCTGGCTCTCTGggtaatgttggagaaggaaatggcaacccactccagtattgttgcctagagaattccatggacagacactacagtccatagggtcgcaaagagtcagacacgactaagcgactaatgCTTAACGCTGGGTAGTGTTAGCTGTTAACTCTGTCTGTGGGGAAGTGTCTAGAAAGTTCTGCAGAGTCACCAGAATCAAAGGGGGCTTGTGGGCCACAGGCCGGTACCAGACACATCCTGGGGAGAGGGGATCTGGCCTGAGGGGGGCCCCCAGAAACCTTCCACTTGGGTTCTCCCACTGCCTGACCCCATTCTAGGGGGCCTGGCCTCAGGGAGGCCCCTGATCCCATCTCCAATGGGCTTAGCCCCGCTTTGGGCCACAAGACTACAGGACACAACAGCTAATCCTCCTGATTGCTTCTACTTCAGAGTGAATGGGCAAGTGGGCAGGGTGGGCAGCAAGGTATCCAGCGGGGAAAGGCCCTGGAGACGTGAGGCAGTACCACCTCCCTTCCCCTAAAGCAGCCTGGCCTGGCCGGGGGACAAAGGGCCTGTGACCAACGGAGCTGGCCCTAAACCCCTCTCTCAGCTTCTCCTCTGAGCTTCCAGAAATAGTCAGGAGGGCAAAATGTACACAGGTGAGTGGGCCCAGGAAGAAGACAGATCAAGAGATAGCCAGTGCCACTGGACAGAACCCCACCCCCTTTCCTGGAAGCAACAGAGTGGGTGGGCTCCTGGATGCAGATGTCTGATTTTTCTcaagagcacacacacagtgttggCCACCTCTGAGGGGCTGACGGCACTTTATGGGGTATCCCCCCACCTGCAAGGACACAGTGATCATCCACTCTGGGGCAAGGAGAGGTAGAGGGACAAAGACCTGCCCATAGCACCAGCTCAGTGGAGTCCCTGGTTCTGAGAGCCTGGGAAGAAATCTTCGGTCCTCGTTCCCAGCCCCACTCCTGCCTCAACCCCTGCCCACAAGGTTGTACAGGCGGGTGGGAATGGGAAAGGAAAGGTTTTCTGGGGCCAGGACACATGTCACAAGCTTGAGAACCCATGCATTTACAAACcctgtgtggggagggagggagtgaggcTGAGGCTGTGGGCCCAGCACGTCTACCTGGAAGCCACCCTAGGAGCCTAGGCTCTGTGGAGCCCTCGGAGCTGCCGGCGTGGGCTTAGTcgtgtgcatgctgctgctgccacctgGAGGCCACCCTGCACACCAGCAGCCAGGAGGCCCCAAACCCCAGGCTCTCGGGGTGTGCCAAGCAGCTGGTACTGAGCTGAGAGACTGGGCGGGCCCTCAGCCAGGTTGCCTCCAGTTGATGCAGCACAGGCCTCAGACCTTGCTGGGAAGGCAAATGTGACAGAGTTCCCTCCCAAATCACATCCAAAGCCCTGTGGTTAACCTGAAGACCTGCCGCAATGCGCACCGGCTTCCACCTACTCACTCCCCCAGGCCAGGGCTCCAGCCATATGTTTCCCTGAGTTTCTGGGCATCAAACTTCTTCCTGCCCCATGGTCTTTGTAAATGCTGATCCTCGGGCCTGGACTGCCCTTCCCCGCCTCTTCCAGCAGGCCTCTCCCTGAGGGCAGCTTCCCACAGATCCTCGACTCACGGGCTTTCCAGGAACTTGTACCCACCGGGTACCTCCTTAAGGCCAAGACATCAATGTGGCCCAAGGGTATCTTGCATGAGGTTCTATCTCCTGCACAGCAGACCAAGCTTTTTCTTGGCTGGGCCAACTTGTCCATGAGAGTTCTGATCCCCTTTGGCCCCGAGTTTGTGCTACATGCCTGGTGTGGCCTGATTGGCATTTCTGGCACAAGTCTTCCTCAGCTGTGCCCAGTGGCCCTGCAGGGGCCTCCCAGCTGAGGACGGCTGCTCCCTCCCAGGCCAGCTGAGCAGCTTGGGCCCTCAGGGGCTGGCATTTGAGCTGACATCAGCTGATTCACCCAGTGACCCAGGGTGCAGGAGGCTGAGAGGGTGAAGACAGCACCAGGCAGGGCAGGGTTCCAGGATGAGTCCTGGGAACTCTGTAccttccaggcccctctcctcccctccagggCCCAATGTGACCCAAACAGACTCTCCCACAGGTGCCTGTGGCAAGCTCTTAAGCCCAAGGGCACAGGAAGAGTAGGTGCTGTGCGCTAGCCCACCCACCTGGCAGCCCACTCACCTGGCGCACAGGCTCCGGGATCCGAAACTTGCAGCAGCTGTGGGTCAGGCGCACAGCTGCCTCCAGGCTTATCTTGTGGCCCACAGAGACATAGAGGGGCTTGGTGCTGTGGTCGTGGCTCCTCAGGGCCTGTGACAGAGAGGGCGAGGTCAGGGCGCTGGGCAGGCTTTGTGGGTGAGAGGACTGACACATCTCAGGTGGCGGGCAGGGGCTTGGGGGACTGGCGGCACCTTCAGGGCACCTTCCTGCTGCTTGTCTTGGGGACAGGATAGGGCCAGTGAGGACCCAGAGGGCCCCTCAGCACAGTTTTGGAGGGGAGGAAGTAAAGATGCAGGGTCAGCCAGAATGGCAAGGTCTGGGGTACACACATTACACGGGTGCTAACCCAGGGCCCAGCTGAGGGGTCCTTCTCAGCAGGGCACAGGCCCCTGGCCACTTACTCTGCCCAGGACGGTCCCAGAGCCTCCCATCAGAGGAAATGAGTCTCCTCCAGCCTTTAGGAGCTGTATctggaaaacagaggaaaaaaacaaacttgaataCCTTTCTCGGTGAAGGGCCGAAGGCAAGCCTGCTCATTTTCAAACCATGAGCAGTTGCTGAGCAAGGAGATGGAAGGGCCCATCCCGTGAGTGGGTCCTGCTTCCAGGCACCACCTACGGCACTGTCCCACCCTGACAAGACGCTCTCCTCAACCCTGCAGCAGAGAAGGGACAGTAGCCCACctagtgctgggggtggggaagcgcCAGGATGGTATACACACAGGGCCACAACCTGCTCGAGGCTGCTTATTTCCTGCTGCTTTCTCTCCTTCTACAAATTTGAGCACTTCTGATTCAACCTGACGAACTTTTTCAGGTGGTAGGGACTGGCTCGCTGAGTGGGTCAGGGGCCCCTGTCAACTCAACAAACACGTGCTCCACTCAGGCATAGGGAGCTGGAAGGaaaagacagacacaactgatccCCGCTCCCAGTCGGCTGTCCAGGTGGGTGAACCATGCATGTCATTGTCCCCCTCTGGAAGGGGTCCCAGAGGACGGGGATGCCCCAGGCAGGTAGGTGCCCCAGTTCCACGCTGGAGGAAAAGCACGGAACGTTGCACAGGCCCCGAATGCCTAGTACCTACAGGCTCTGCTTCCTGTGGGCGCCACAGCAGCACGCAGGTCAGGGTAGACAGAGCAGGAGAGGCAAACGTGTgcccagaggctgggagaggagTTCCGGGTCTCCAGAGATGACCCACCACCCACGAGCAACTCTGGTCTCCTCATTCTGCCCAGCGACCCAGGATGGGAAGAGAGTGTCCCAGCGGAGCCAGCCCACAGCAGGGCAGTCTGTGTCCTGCGCCACACAGGCCCCCTCACCTTCTCCTTGTGCAGAGCATTGTTCTCAAGTCCATCCACCTGCAGGAGTTTCTTGGCCACCCCGATGCAAGGCAGGTCTGTGAGGACACCAAGGTGGCAGGCCACCCCAAAACCTGCAGGGGCAAAGGAAGATGAGGCTGGAGCAGTGAGCCCAGCAGTCAGGAGTCGGGGTGAGGGACACACCAGAGCCTCACCGAGCTTCCCATCAACGGAGGCCTATTGGTGGGCAAGGACTAGGGGTTCAGGCCTCAGAGCCCCACCTTGACCTTGAATCTGGCCCTCTGCCCCAACTTCCCAGCTGGCAGGCTGGATGGATGCCTCCCTCCGTCTGACTAGATTAGGAGCCTAATTACAATTAACATGCTCACATGtttcacctgcttctcctttcaTTTTCTGGCACATTCCATCCTCCCCTCCATTTGTGGCTACCTTGAGGCCTCTGGGTCTCTGCCCAAACTGCCCCAGCACTTTGGGGTTCCTGCCAGGAGGCCAGGATAACAGTGACTGGGGTCAAGGCCCAGGGCTGGCCTGCTGGTCCTGCACTAGCATCCAGGGTGGCTCTGGGCCCACAGGCTCCCAGGGCAGGGACTGAAAACACAATGCCACCCCTTCTCAACTCCCTCTCCCTCCAGCTTTGTATCTGAGGATATGACAGCCCCTTCCCCTTGCTGGTTTTCTCCTGGGTCAAAGTTCTCCCGTGTCGGTGGGGCACATG
It encodes the following:
- the ENDOV gene encoding endonuclease V isoform X1, with amino-acid sequence MARKAAGKPPEEILLDWKREQASLKARVVDRDTEAWQRDPAFSGLQRVGGVDVSFVKDDSGSACASLVVLSYPELEVLYEDCRMVTLTAPYVSGFLAFRELPFLVDAVQQLRQREPRLMPQVLFVDGNGVLHHRGFGVACHLGVLTDLPCIGVAKKLLQVDGLENNALHKEKIQLLKAGGDSFPLMGGSGTVLGRALRSHDHSTKPLYVSVGHKISLEAAVRLTHSCCKFRIPEPVRQADIRSRDYIRRTQEVQGVPAPPSGRSKEAQRPKACPQGVSEEPAVPLLSQVCVLRGSEHLFDPVGGLSVRIHVESMPAGAQSFPSE
- the ENDOV gene encoding endonuclease V isoform X2, yielding MARKAAGKPPEEILLDWKREQASLKARVVDRDTEAWQRDPAFSGLQRVGGVDVSFVKDDSGSACASLVVLSYPELEVLYEDCRMVTLTAPYVSGFLAFRELPFLVDAVQQLRQREPRLMPQVLFVDGNGVLHHRGFGVACHLGVLTDLPCIGVAKKLLQVDGLENNALHKEKIQLLKAGGDSFPLMGGSGTVLGRALRSHDHSTKPLYVSVGHKISLEAAVRLTHSCCKFRIPEPVRQADIRSRDYIRRTQEVQGVPAPPSGRSKEAQRPKACPQGVSEEPAGTSKGTPTGGKACPRF
- the ENDOV gene encoding endonuclease V isoform X4, with the protein product MARKAAGKPPEEILLDWKREQASLKARVVDRDTEAWQRDPAFSGLQRVGGVDVSFVKDDSGSACASLVVLSYPELEVLYEDCRMVTLTAPYVSGFLAFRELPFLVDAVQQLRQREPRLMPQVLFVDGNGVLHHRGFGVACHLGVLTDLPCIGVAKKLLQVDGLENNALHKEKIQLLKAGGDSFPLMGGSGTVLGRALRSHDHSTKPLYVSVGHKISLEAAVRLTHSCCKFRIPEPVRQADIRSRDYIRRTQEVQGVPAPPSGRSKEAQRPKACPQGVSEEPAGFSKWLASCGF